One Pseudomonas brassicacearum genomic region harbors:
- a CDS encoding DUF6124 family protein — protein MVKITPNPPRAEDLSAYTTLDTKKLREAADRALNIHLSPTPAKPDTQDGQVFTVVPGLNTESVLTSLSETLASANVMVSDLAFELEGSRRHVALGIQQLIELGTLLANRALDDIEPTS, from the coding sequence ATGGTCAAGATCACCCCCAACCCCCCACGCGCCGAAGACCTTTCTGCCTACACCACCCTCGACACAAAAAAACTCCGCGAAGCCGCCGACCGGGCACTGAACATTCACTTGTCTCCCACCCCAGCCAAACCCGATACCCAGGACGGCCAGGTGTTCACCGTGGTCCCCGGGCTAAACACCGAATCGGTGCTGACCAGCCTCAGCGAAACCCTGGCCTCCGCCAATGTCATGGTCAGTGACTTGGCGTTCGAGCTGGAGGGCTCGCGGCGGCATGTGGCGTTGGGTATTCAGCAGTTGATCGAACTGGGTACGTTGCTGGCCAATCGGGCGTTGGATGACATCGAGCCGACCAGCTAA
- a CDS encoding GlxA family transcriptional regulator, whose product MPNAPKTVHVLAFANVQVLDVTGPLQVFASANDLARQQGLPLPYAPTVIAAGGGAVMSSAGLALMAEPLPSEGSDTLLIAGGWGVYEAAKDPTLVAWVKAHGLRSRRVASVCTGAFLLAASGWLDGRRVVTHWTRCEQLAEQHPQLRVEPNPIFINDGPVWTSAGVTAGIDLALALVEEDQGRAVALEVARHLVVFLKRPGGQSQFSVTLSLQKQGSRFDDLHAWIAENLTRDLGLPSLAAEVGMSERSFVRHYRADTGQTPARAVELIRVETARRLLADTALSIKRVAVQCGFGSEETLRRSFLRAMGVTPQAYRERFALSPQADPATP is encoded by the coding sequence ATGCCAAACGCCCCGAAAACCGTTCACGTCCTGGCCTTCGCCAACGTGCAAGTGCTGGATGTCACCGGGCCCTTGCAAGTGTTTGCCTCAGCCAATGACCTGGCTCGCCAGCAAGGCTTGCCGTTGCCGTACGCGCCGACGGTGATCGCCGCCGGTGGCGGGGCGGTGATGTCATCGGCAGGGTTGGCGTTGATGGCCGAGCCGCTGCCGAGCGAAGGCAGCGACACCTTGCTGATCGCCGGCGGCTGGGGTGTGTACGAAGCGGCGAAGGATCCGACGCTGGTGGCCTGGGTCAAGGCGCATGGCCTGCGCTCGCGGCGTGTGGCGTCGGTGTGTACCGGGGCCTTCCTGCTGGCCGCCAGCGGTTGGCTGGACGGGCGGCGAGTGGTCACCCACTGGACCCGCTGTGAGCAACTGGCCGAGCAGCATCCGCAACTGCGGGTCGAACCCAATCCGATTTTCATCAACGATGGCCCGGTCTGGACGTCGGCTGGCGTTACCGCCGGTATCGACCTGGCCTTGGCACTGGTCGAGGAAGACCAGGGCCGTGCCGTGGCCCTGGAGGTCGCCCGGCACCTGGTGGTATTCCTCAAGCGGCCTGGCGGGCAATCGCAGTTCAGCGTGACGCTGTCGCTGCAGAAACAGGGCAGCCGTTTTGACGACCTGCATGCGTGGATCGCCGAAAACCTCACCCGCGACCTGGGCTTGCCGAGCCTGGCCGCCGAGGTGGGCATGAGTGAACGCAGTTTTGTCCGTCACTACCGCGCCGACACCGGCCAGACCCCGGCGCGGGCGGTGGAGCTGATTCGCGTGGAAACCGCACGGCGCCTGCTGGCCGACACGGCGCTGTCGATCAAGCGCGTGGCGGTGCAATGCGGCTTTGGCAGCGAAGAAACCCTGCGTCGTAGTTTTCTGCGGGCCATGGGGGTGACGCCCCAGGCGTATCGCGAGCGGTTTGCGCTCAGCCCTCAAGCAGATCCAGCAACGCCTTGA
- a CDS encoding alpha/beta fold hydrolase — MNLEPRINFAVTPLLRIAYEEHGPATGEPVILLHGFPYDPRAFDEVAPALAQRGYWVIVPYLRGYGPTRFNNPAILRSGQQAALAQDLLDLMHVLSIPQAALCGYDWGGRAACIVAALWPERVRCLVTGDGYNLQDIPRSKQPLDPQTEHRLWYQYYFHTARGVEGLTQNRRELCELLWRLWSPTWKRGAELYPLSAPSFDNPDFVDVVIHSYRHRFMYAPGDLTLEWLEERLAKQPVISVPSISLCGADDGVGPAPEHDEDAEHFSGFYERRVLAGVGHNIPQEAPEATLKALLDLLEG; from the coding sequence ATGAACCTCGAGCCCAGGATCAACTTCGCAGTGACGCCGTTGTTGCGTATCGCCTACGAAGAACACGGCCCCGCCACCGGCGAACCGGTGATCCTGCTGCACGGCTTCCCCTACGACCCAAGGGCGTTCGATGAAGTCGCGCCGGCTCTGGCCCAGCGCGGCTATTGGGTCATCGTGCCCTACCTGCGCGGCTACGGCCCGACCCGGTTCAACAACCCAGCTATCCTGCGCTCCGGCCAACAAGCGGCGCTGGCCCAGGACCTGCTGGACCTGATGCACGTTCTCTCCATCCCCCAAGCGGCGTTGTGCGGCTATGACTGGGGTGGTCGGGCCGCGTGTATCGTCGCGGCGCTGTGGCCCGAGCGCGTGCGCTGCCTGGTGACCGGGGATGGCTATAACCTGCAGGATATTCCCCGATCCAAACAACCGCTGGACCCGCAAACCGAACATCGCCTGTGGTACCAGTATTACTTCCACACGGCGCGGGGCGTCGAGGGCCTGACGCAGAATCGGCGCGAACTGTGCGAGCTGCTCTGGCGTCTGTGGTCCCCCACCTGGAAGCGTGGCGCAGAACTCTATCCCCTCAGCGCCCCGTCGTTCGATAACCCGGATTTTGTCGACGTGGTGATTCATTCCTACCGTCATCGCTTCATGTACGCACCGGGCGATCTGACGCTGGAGTGGCTGGAAGAACGGCTTGCCAAGCAACCGGTCATCAGTGTGCCGAGCATTTCCTTGTGCGGAGCCGACGATGGCGTGGGGCCTGCGCCGGAACACGATGAAGATGCCGAGCATTTCAGCGGCTTCTACGAGCGCCGAGTGCTGGCCGGTGTAGGCCACAACATTCCCCAGGAAGCCCCTGAGGCCACGCTCAAGGCGTTGCTGGATCTGCTTGAGGGCTGA
- the inhA gene encoding isonitrile hydratase: MTLQIGLLLFPQVQQLDLTGPYDVLASLPDVKVHLIWKDLAPVTSSTGLMLLPTTTFEDCPKLDVICVPGGTGVGPLMEDEQTLAFIKRQASHAQYITSVCTGSLVLGAAGLLQGKRATTHWAYHSLLSTLGATPIKERVVRDGNLLTGGGITAGIDFALTLAAELFDQDTAELVQLQLEYAPAPPFNAGCPDTAPAQVLEEAQRRAAESFRIRSQIAQRAAARLEQA; the protein is encoded by the coding sequence ATGACGCTGCAGATCGGTTTGCTGTTATTCCCCCAGGTTCAGCAACTGGACCTAACCGGTCCTTATGACGTGCTGGCCTCGTTGCCTGACGTGAAGGTTCACCTGATCTGGAAGGACTTGGCGCCGGTCACCTCCAGCACCGGGTTGATGCTGCTGCCTACCACCACATTCGAGGATTGCCCCAAGCTTGACGTGATCTGCGTCCCCGGTGGTACCGGCGTCGGCCCGTTGATGGAAGACGAGCAGACCCTGGCGTTCATCAAGCGACAGGCCAGCCACGCGCAATACATCACCTCGGTGTGCACAGGTTCGCTGGTGCTCGGTGCGGCGGGCCTGCTGCAAGGGAAACGCGCCACCACCCATTGGGCCTACCACAGCTTGCTGTCCACCCTGGGCGCGACACCGATCAAGGAACGGGTGGTCCGCGACGGCAACCTGCTTACCGGTGGCGGCATTACCGCCGGGATCGATTTCGCCTTGACCCTGGCGGCGGAGTTGTTCGACCAGGACACCGCCGAACTGGTCCAACTGCAACTCGAATACGCCCCTGCCCCGCCGTTCAACGCCGGCTGCCCGGACACTGCACCCGCGCAAGTATTGGAAGAAGCCCAGCGGCGCGCGGCGGAGTCGTTCCGGATACGCTCGCAGATCGCCCAGCGCGCTGCGGCGCGGTTGGAACAGGCGTAA